The window CGCCGGCGCGAACGCTTCAGCGGGCTCGAGATCCGGCTCAAGGCCTCGAAGCTCGCCAACGCGAAGGCCCAGCGCAACGCGATCGCGCGCGATCTCGAGCGCACCCACCGCCTCGCCGAGCGCGCCCGCCGCGCGCTGCTGACCACGCTGCAGCGGCTCGAGGCGCGTGTCGCCCATCGCAGCCAGCTGCTGTCGGCGTTGTCCTATCGCGGCGTGCTGGCGCGCGGCTTTGCGCTGGTGCGTGATGCGCAGGGACACGCGATCCATTCGGCCGCGGCGGTCGGCCCGAACGCCGGCCTGTCGATCGAGTTCGCCGACGGCCGCGTCGCTGCCACGACGGATGCCGATCAGCCCGCGGCGACGGCGTCGCCTGAGAGCCAGCCGAAGCCTCAGCGTGAGGCGAAACCGGCGGCGCCGAAGCGTGTCACCAAGCCGGTCGATCAGGGCAGCCTGTTCTAGAGCGGAATGGGATCAGGTTTGTCTGGAGCGGCAGCGGAAGTTTACCTCTCCCTTGGGAGAGGTCGGCGCGTAGCGCCGGGTGAGGGATCACGGTCTCTCGTTAGAACTGCGACCCCTCACCCGATTTGCTGCGCAAATCGACCTCTCCCGCCGGGGAGAGGTGAACCGCGTTCGTGGCCAAACCGATTCAACTTAACTTCATCCCGCTTTAGCGCGACAGCCACTCGGCGACTTGCTTCTGCGCGTCCTTGCGCGCGCTCGCATCGGTGCCGACATGACCGGGTTCCGTGATGTCGACATCGGACGAGGCCGCGACCGCGTGCAGCGGCAGGTTGGCGCGGTCGAAATCGTGATAGGCCTCGGGATAGACCACGATCCGCGCCAGCGCGCTGCGGCCGCGCGCGCCGTCGACCATCTGGTGGCAGGCCGACGATGACGTCACATCGTCGCGCGCGCCGATCAGGACCAGCGTCGGCACCCGCGCGCTCCAGCCAAGGCCCGACGACGTGCGGCAATCCGGATAGAACGCGACCGCCGAGCGGAAGTCCGGCTCGACATTGCGCGACCACATCTGCGGCCGCACCGCCCAGAGCAAGGCGGCCGCGCCGTTGCCCCAGCCGATCAGGCTGATGCGGCTCTTCGCCACCCATTTCTGCTGCACCAGCCATTGCCGCGCGGCGTTGATGTCGGCGACGCGCGCACGGCGGGTCTGGACCTGATGCTCCTTGATGCGGCACTGGGGTCCGAGCTCGCGCGAGCCGTAGCTGTCGGGCAGCAGCACTGCATGGCCTGATGTGAGCAGTTGCTCGGCCCAGTCGCGATAGCGCGGTGCTACCTGCTCGGAACGGCCGGCAAGACCGCCGCAGCCATGCAGCGCGATGACCGTCGGGAACGGGCCATCGCCGTCGGGCCGGTAGAGCTGCGCGTGCAGCGTCACATTGCCTTCGGGAATTTCGACCTGATGCGGGGCCGGAAGCGGCGCCGCCGCCACCGCGGCCGGCACGGCAAGCATGGCGAGGCATATGAAAACTGACTTGAGGCGCATCCGATCCGGCCGGCTCGTTATGGCGCCGCAAACACAGCGGACCACAGCTGCAACGCTACCATGCGCGTCTGCCGCCAAATCATCACAAGTCGGTGGTTTAACGGGCGGACATGACCCCCTATCTGTGGTAGATGGCTTCATGAACATCCAGGTGGCCTCATCAGAGGCAAGGCGGAGAGTTCAAACGTGCTGAACAAGTTCGGTCCCTCGGGCCATGGCGAAGCGCAGGTGCAATATCTCGACGGCGATTTCCGCGTGATCTCGCCCGGCACCTTTGTGCGTTGTGTCATCACCGACGTCCGGATTCCACTCGACGAGCTGAAGTACTGGAGCGTCGACCTGCAGGAGGCCTACGCCACCCCGACCGCCGTGCTGCAGCGCCACCATCCCGGCGTGCTCAAGCCGCAGGCCTGAGCTCAACTCCAGGCTCATGTGCGCAGCCTCCTGTCCCGCGCCTTGAACAGCTGATCGGTCACCAGGCGCCGCAGCGCGGCAGCATCCTCGAATTGCAGCGTCACCGCGAACGGCACGATCGCCTGTGCCCAGGCCGGCATCCCGGCCGGACCACGCAAGCGCGCCAGATCCTTTTCTGTCGTCACCAGCGTCAGGGCGTCGCTTCGCCCGTCGGCGACGAGCTGTTCGATTTCATCCTTCGTGAAGGCATGATGATCGGGGAAGGCTCTGTTGCGCGCGACGTCGACGCCGCTTGCGCGCAGCGTGTTGAAGAAGCGCGCGGGATCGCCGATGCCGGCGAAGGCGAGTACGCGCTGACCGCGCAATGCGCTCCATGAGGCCTCATCGGGCCTCAGATGCGCCGGCAATATCGGCTTGCCACGGGACGCGAGATCGGCCGCAATCGTTTTCGCTGCACTCCCCTCGCCGACCACGATCAGCGCGTCGGTGCGTTCTAGCTGCGGCGACAGCGGCGCGCGCAACGGTCCGGCCGGAATGACGCGGCCATTGCCGACGCCGCGCGTGCCGTCGATCACGATCAGGCAGGTGTCCTTGAGCACGGATGGATTCTGGAAGCCGTCGTCCATCAGGATCACGCTCGCGTCCTGCGCGCGCGCCAGCGCCAGGCCCGCGGCACGGTCGCGCGAGACCACGACCGGCAGGGTCGCCGCCATCATCAGCGGCTCGTCGCCGACATCGGCCGCCGTGTGGCGGTCACGATCGACCTTGACCGGCCCGGCAAGCCTGCCGCCATAGCCGCGGCTGAGCACCACCGGCCGCTCGTCGAGCTCGCGCAGCAGTTTTGCCAGCGCCAGCACGGTCGGCGTCTTGCCGGCGCCGCCGACATGGTAATTGCCGACGCAGATCACGGGAATGCCGGCATCGACGCCGGAGCCCTGCATCCGCCGCGCGGCCACCGCGCCGTAGAGCGCGGCAAGCGGTCTCAACAATTGCGATGTCCAAGACGATGGCCGGTGCCAGAAGGCCGGCTCACGCATTGGCGGCTCCCATCTCGAGCTGCAGCTGCAACAGATACGGCTCGAGAGCGGTCACCGTGCGCTCCAGCGCGCCACCGAGCTGTTCGACGACGCGCTCGGAGGCCGCAAGCGAGGCATCGCGTGCCGCGGGATCGGCGAGGAACTGGCCGAGCTGCTTGACCAGCGCTTCCAGATCGTCGGCGCGCCGCGCACCGCCGGCACGATCGAGCGCGTCATAGACCTCGGTGAAGTTGAAGACGTGCGGGCCGTGCACAATCGCAGCGCCGAGCTTGATCGCCTCGATCGGGTTCTGGCCGCCATGCGCGACCAGCGAACCGCCCATGAACACGATCGGCGCCAGCCGGTAGAACAGGCCGAGCTCACCCATCGTGTCGGCGACATAGATATCGGTGGTCGCAACCGGCAGGTCCTCATGCGAGCGCAGCCCGGGGCGCAGGCCCGCTTCCGTCACGAGCCGCGCCACGGCCGCGCCGCGCGCGGCATGCCGCGGCACGATCACCGTGAGCAACCCGGGGAAGAATCCGGCAAGCGATTTGTGCGCCTCGATCAGGAGCTCTTCCTCGCCGGGATGGGTGGACGCGGCAACCACGATCGCGCGGCCGCGCGTCACCGACATCAGCCGCTCCAGCTTGGCGGGATCGGCCGGCGGCGCCGCGACGTCGAGCTTGAGGTTGCCGGTGACCATGACGTTTGGGCTGCCGAGCGCGGCAAAGCGTTCGGCATCAGTCTTCGACTGCGCGAGGCAGATGTCGAACCGCCCGAGCAGCGCTCCGATGGTGTTGGAGACCCGGCGCCAGCGCGGGAACGAGCGCTGCGACATCCGCCCGTTGATCAAGACCATCGGCAGCCGCCGCGCGGCGCTCGACAGGATCAGGTTCGGCCACAGGTCGGACTCGATGAACAGCGCCAGCGACGGACGCCAATGATCGAGGAAGCGCGCGACATAGCGCGGCGAGTCATACGGCACGTATTGATGGATCACATCGGGCGGAAAGCGCTTGGCCACGATCGCGGCCGAGGTCACCGTGCCGGACGTGAGCAGGATGCGCAGATTGAGCGCGCGCAGCCGCTCGATCAGCCCGACCGCCGCCAGCACCTCGCCGACGCTCGCGCCGTGAATCCACACCAGCGGCCCCTGCGGCCGGACATCGCCGCTCATGCCGCGCCGCTCGCCGACCCGTTCGGGATCTTCCTTGCCGAGCTTGAGCCGCCGCTTGATCAGCGCAGGCGCGAGCGGCACCATCGCGGACGACAGCTTGCGGTAGACGCGCAACGTCATCGGTAGCGAGCTAGCCAAGCGTTGCCTCCGGCCGCCCGACGGCTGCATAGGCGCGCCGGGTCGCTTCGTTGAGAAGATTCTCCACGTGCTGCCGAAGCTTTTCCATCGTCGCGGCATCGGCATCGGGCGGCACATAGACCGGCTCAATACCTACCACTGCGCCGCGTCCGAATGGCAAATTGATGGTCGTGGAATCCCAGTTTTTCAACCGGATGAATCGGCTGGTGACCATCGCAAAGGGGATGATCGGCCGGCCGGTTTCCCGCGCCAGCATGATGGCCCCGAGACCCGCCACCCGCGCCCGCTTCGGCACGTCGGCCGTGGTGGCCATGTTGCAGCCGCCTTCCAGCGTCCGAACCATCTCCAGGAAGGCGCCGACGCCGCCCTTGCGATGGAACGCGCCGGAATGGTCGCCGGAACCCCTGATCGTGCCGATGCCGAGCCGCTCGACGGCGAGGGCGTTGAACTCGCCGTCGCGGTGGCGGGAGATCAGAACCTTGGCGCGGTAGCTGTCCTTGGTCTTGATGAACGGCGTCATGAAGTGCTGGCCGTGCCAGAACACGAAGATCGCCGGCATCAAGGGCTCGACGATCCCGTATACGTCATGCGGCTGATAGATGAAGCGGTTGGTGTACCACACCAGCCGCAGATACTCGGCCGCAAGCACACCCAGCACGCGCTGCACGAAGCCGCTGCGCAGCAGATCGCGAAGAAGTCGTTTCAATGGGAGTGCTTTGTGTCCTGCTCAGGATCGAGCAACCGGTGGAGGTGAACAACGAAATAGCGCGTCTGGGCGTTGTCCACGGTCGCTTGCGCCTTCGCCTTCCAGGCCGCATAGGCGGTCGCATAGTTCGGGTAAACGCCGACGATCTCGACTTCGTCCAGGTTCTTGAAGGTGTTGTGCTCGAGATCGGTCAACTCACCGCCGATCACGAGGTGAAGCAGCTGTGGCTGGGCATTGTCTGACATGATGGTTTTCCTAATGAGATGCCCAGCAAGCAAATGAAGTCGTGGTCGTCACAAGTCTGGTCGTCACGAGTCTGGTCGTCACGAGTCTGGTCGTTACAAGTCTGGTCGTTACAAGTCTGGTCGTCACAGGTTTGTCGTAACAAGTCTGGTCGTCACAATCGGAAACGCGGTACGGATCGGCGAGGCCTCACGGCAATGGACGGTTGCGAAAATGCTCGACAATGCGTGCATGACGTTCGCGTCCCGCTGCCACCAGCACCCCATGCGTCACCTCCCGGCGATTGTACTCAATCGCATCCCCCGAGAGCGCAGTCATCTTACCACCCGCTTCCTGCACGATCAAATTCGCGGCGGCAAGATCCCAGTCGCGGCTTTGCCCGCCTGCAAAGGCGGCGTCAAGTCGACCTTGTGCTACGCGGCACAACCGCAGGGCCAGCGATCCGATCCGCGGAAACAGCGTGATCTCGTCCGATGTCGGGCTGAGCCGCTGCACCAGCGGTTTCGGTCCGGCCATGCGGGGAAAATCGAAATCGGTGCCCGCGGTCGCGTGCACGCCGCTGTCGTTCAGGGTCGCGCCCTGGCCGCGGGCGGCAAAGAAGAATTCTTCGGTCACCGGCGCATACACCGCCGCGAGCACCGGCGATGCATTCTCAACCAGCGCCACACTGACGCACCAGTCCTCGCGGCCGGCGAGATAGGCGCGGGTGCCGTCGATCGGATCGACGATCCAGGTGAAGCGCCTGTCGAGCCGGGTCGCATTGTCGGCGCTTTCCTCCGACAACCAGCCGTAACCCGGCGTCGCCGAACGCAGCTGCTGCTCCAGGAGGTCGTTGACGGCGATGTCGGCCTCCGAGACCGGCGAGGACGCGCCCTTGATCCAGTTCTTCAATTCGGTGCGGAACAGCGACGATGCGAGCCGGCCCGCCTCCTGCACCGATCTGGTCAGCAAGGCGGCGTCGCGCGCCTTGGTCCAGTCGTCCGTATCAGCGTCCGCCAAGCGTCAGGCCCTCGATGCGCAGCGTCGGCGAATTGACGCCGTAACGGAATTCCAGATCGTTGGCGGCGACCAGCGACTTGAACATCGGCAGCAGGTGGCCGGCGATGGTCACTTCGCTGACCGGATAGGTGATCTCGCCATTCTCGATCCAGAAGCCGGACGCGCCGCGGCTGTAGTCGCCGGTCACGCCGTTGACGCCGGAGCCGATCAGGTCGGTGACATAGAAGCCCTGCTTGATGTCCGAGATCAGCTCCTTCGGCGTCACCGCACCCGGCTCGAGATGCAGATTATATGTTCCGGGCGACGGCGAGGACGACACGCCGCGATGCGCATGCCCGGTCGTGACCAGACCGAGCTCGCGCGCAGTCGCGGAGTCCAGCACCCAGGTGGTCAGCACGCCTTCGTCGATCAACGCGATCTTCTTCACCTTGACGCCCTCGGCGTCGAAGGTCTGCGAGCGCAGGCCGCGCACGCGCAAGGGATCGTCGATGATACGGATATCCCTGGAGAACAGTTGCTCGCCGAGCTTGTCCTTCAGGAAGCTGGTCTTGCGCGCGATCGAGGCGCCGTTGATGGCGCCGACCAGATGGCCGACGATCGAGCCCGCAACCCGCGGATCGAACACCACAGGCACCTTGCAGGTCTCGACCTTGCGCGGATTCGACCGCGCCACCGCGCGCTCGCCGGCCCTGCGGCCAACGGCCGTGGGTGAATCGAGATCGGACGCGTGTGGCGCGCTGGTGAAATCATAGTCGCGCTCCATGCCGGTGCCCTCACCGGAAATCGCCGTCGTCGAGATGCCGTGGCTGGAGCGCAGGTAAGAGCCGTGGAAGCCGGTCGACGTCACCAGCACCATGCCGCCGATCCCGGTCGAGGCCGATGCACCGCCGGATTTCGTGACGCCCTTGACCGCGAGTGCCGCAGCCTCCGCTTCGATGGCGCGCTGCTCGAGCTCGGCCGTGGTCGGGACGGTGCGGTCGAGCAGATCGAGATCGGGGAAATCATGCGCATGGAGCGCGGGATCGGCCAGACCGACATATTTGTCGTCAGGCGCCACGCGCGCCATCGCGACCGCGCGCTCGGCGAGCTTTGCGATCCCGTCGCCGCTGACGTCGTTGGTCGACACCACCGCCTGGCGCTGGCCGACAAACACCCGAAGTCCGACATCATCGCCCTCGGAGCGCTCGGTTTCCTCGACGCGGCCGTCGCGGACTTCGACGCCTTGCGAGACGCCGCGCACCGCGATGGCATCGGCCGCATCGGCGCCGGCGCGCTTTGCGGCTTCGACCAGACGCTGCGCAAGGTCGCTCAGGCCGGACTGGTCGAACAGATCGGAGGTATCGCCGTGTCGCGATGCAGATGGTGAAGAGTTCACGAACGAATTCCTGCGGATTGAGGGGGGCCCGGAATGGCGTCGACAGACCTAACCAGATGTGCCGGATTCACAGGGAATTCAAGCACTTTGCACCGGCGGGCAACAAAGATTTGAGTGATCGGCGCAAGGCTTCGTCAATCATGCGGGCCAACCTCTTGTCAATCATGGCGCCAGGTGAGGAGCGGTTAACCAGGCTTTTTAAGCCGAAACGGCCATCGCTCGGCTAGGCTCTCACACATCGACCGGGAACATAATCCCGGCGGGGAGACTAAGGCTTTGAGGCGTCAAACACCAACAAGCGGAATCAATTCCGCCGGGTCGAGCCGCGCATTGCGGCTCGACCCACTTTCCCTTCCGCTCAGCTTCCACGCGCAGGATGCGCGCGCGGATGGCGGCATGCGGCAGGTCGAGCTTCATCGCGAGCATGTCGTGCTGCGCCGCGCCGTTCTCGGCATGCGGATGGCGGTCAATGTTCGCGTCAGCGATTTCCTCGGCGTCGCGCTGCGCGGCATCGACGACGCGCAGATGCTGGTGCTGGTTCACCGCGATCCCGCGCTCTCCATTCCGCTCGGCAGCAGTTCGGATGCCGAAGAGATCAGCTCCGCCTGGCAGATGTGGAGCGACATCTTCCATCTCCCGCAACTGACCGAGCCGGCGCCGCGCCAGCCTGCCCCGCGCCGCCGCCGCCGCAACGCAATCCGTGCGCGCCGCCCGAAATTCCCGGTCCGCCGCCGCACCGGCGTCAGCCTCAACGGCACCAGCGTGCATCGCGACGAGCGCGAGATCATCGCGCGGGATTGAGTTCGTTTCGCTGCGCTCCACGCCTCTCACCTCTTTCGTCATCCTGGCGAAAGCCAGGACCCATAACCACCGCTTTCGGTGACGGGCGTGATCGCGGCCCCAGCGTCGCACAACAATTGAGATTTGGGGTAATGGGTCCTGGCTTTCGCCAGGACGACACTGAGTAGGTGGCATTACCGACATCCTCAAGCGTCGTCCCTGCTTTCGCAGGGACGACACCGATCTTGTTGATCGGCTGGCGGGGCATACTCTCGCGTCCTCGCGACATGAATCGTCCGAGTCTTGCTCTTCTCGCTTCGCGAGCCCTCAGGTGCGCAATTGCGCTCCGGGGAATGGCGAGAGCGCGCCGCTACGCTGCGCGCAGCATCGCATCGACGACCAGGCTCGCGAACAGGATGAAGCCGGCGTCGCGGTTGGATTTGAAGATGCGCAGACAGAGTGCGGGGTCGCTGGTGTCGAGCCGGCGGACCTGCCAGGCGAGATGCAGCGCGAACGCCGCCAGCCCAATCCAGGCCGGCCAGCGCGCGCCCGCGAGCGCGAAGGCCACGCCGATCAAGAGCACGGCGAGACCATAAAAGATCACCAGCGCCCGATGGGTGCGTGCCCCGAACAGGCGCGCGGTGGATTTGACGCCGATCAGCGCATCATCCTCGGCGTCCTGATGGGCGTAGATGGTGTCGTAGGCGACCACCCAGGCGATCGATCCGGCGTAAAGCGCGACCGCGGCCGCATCGATGCGATCGAGCGTCACCGCAAATCCCATCAGGGCGCCGTAGGAAAAGGCGAGGCCGAGCACGACCTGCGGCCACCAGGTGATCCGCTTCATGAACGGATAGATCGCGACGATCACGAGCGAGGCGATGCCGGTCATCACCGCGAAGCGGTTGAACTGCAGCAGCACGAGAAGCCCGATCAGCGCCTGCAGGACCATGAAGACCACCGCCTGCGTCACCGTGACCTGCCCGGCCGGGATCGGCCGCGACCGCGTACGCTCGACCTTGGCGTCGAGATCGCGATCGGTGATGTCGTTCCAGGTGCAGCCCGCGCCTCGCATCACGAAGGCGCCGATGAAGAACAACAGGACGACGAGCGGGAGCGAGCGCACATCGTGCGCGACGCCGGCGGCGAGCGCCGCCGACCACCAGCACGGCATCAACAACAGCCAGGAGCCGATCGGCCGATCGTAGCGCGCAAGCCGCAGATAGGGCCGCGACCAGACCGGCGCATGGGTGTCCACCCAGTTGCCTGTGGAGTCGGCAACGCGGGCGGAGACATCGCTCATGGCCGGTCAATCATCGGGCGCCCAATCATCGGGTGAGAACGTTGCCGTTCAGCGTATCGAAGGTGCTGCCGCCCTTCTTGGTCGGCGTCGCTTCCGGCAGCGAGGCGGACGAGCCGAGCACGTCGCTCAGCGACGGCCCCGCGGGCCCGCGCGGCTGTGCCGCCGCCTGCTCCGCGACGTTGCAGACCTTCTTCAGCAAGGCCTCGGTATTCTTGTGACCGTCCTTGAGCTGGTTGGAGATCTGCGGCGGGATCCCGCACTTCGACGCGTTGGTGTCGACGTACTTGATCATCTTGACTTCGGCCTGGCTGTAATTGCCGATCAGCTTGCAGGCCTCCTGCGGGCTGGCGTGCCGGTCGCTCGCCGCCTTGATCGCCTTGCCGCGCTTTTCGGCTTCCTCGCGTAGCGGGACGAAATCCTTCATGCAGGCGTCACCGGCGGCGCCACCACCGGCGCCGGGCGGGGGCGGCGGAGACGACAGACCGCCGCCGGCGATCGGAGCCGCACCATTGCTCGGAAATGGCGACGGCGCGCCGCCGACCCTGGCCGCGGGGGCGCCGTTGACCGGCGGAAACGCCGGATCCGGTGCGGTGCTCGCCCGGCTCGGGCGCGCGCCGTTCACCGGCGGGAACGCGGGATCCGAGGCGGTGCCGGCCTGGCCTTGATTGGGCAACGGCGCCGGAAAGGCGCTCTGGGCCGCGGCGTGCCCCGCGGACAGGGCGGTCGCGGCAACGGTCAGCACGATCAGTCGGCGGATCATCGAGGGTGTTTCTCCGGCAAAAGGTCCAGGCAACCCCAGCGCAACAAAACGAAGCAACGAAATTTGGGGGCGTTTTACGATTCCTGTGAGCCCTTAACAACCCGTGGATTTGGGCGACAGCGCGGCGTAGGGCCACACCGGCCACATTAAATTGTTCCCCGATTTGAAGCCTTTAGGCCGCGAACGGCGGTAAAACCGGACCATCACATGTGCCTGAACGGGATTTTCGGTGATCCTCAGCTCGAATATGCGGCCCCACACCGACCGAAAAACAAAAGGGGCCGCGTGCAAGCGACCCCTCGGACTTCAAAAATGACTTGGTGACAGAAGCAATATATCGACACCACTGTAGTAGTTGGCCGGAGCGTTCCTGACGAGTCCGAGGGACTACGGTGTCACCCGGTTTGGTTAACTTGCCCCGCCGCATTGAAGCCGCCTTAGCGTTGGCAGACGATGTCAGTCATTGGAATCTGACGATTCTCTCCGATCGTAATCAGCAGCAGTGGGCGATACTTGGCAGCACCGTTGGGCTAGAACGCGGCTCAGGAATCCAGGACATGCCTGAACTTGATTTTCGCAGCCCCCGCCTGTTTGTCGATGCCCCGCTCGGTGCCGGCACATCCGTTTCGCTCGAACGCGACCAGAGCAACTATCTCGGCAACGTGCTGCGGCTTGGCGCCGGCGATACCGTGCTGGTGTTCAACGGGCGTGATGGCGAATGGCGCGCCGAGATTTCCGGCCGCAAGCGGGCCGACACGCTGACGATCACGACGCAGACCCGCCCGCAGGACCGCCTGCCCGACGTGACCTATGTGTTCGCGCCGCTGAAACATGCGCGGCTCGACTACATGGTGCAGAAGGCGGTCGAGATGGGCGCGGCACGGCTGGTGCCGGTGCTGACGCGCTTCACCCAGGTGTCGCGGGTCAACAGCGAACGGATGCGCGCCAATGTGGTCGAAGCCGCCGAGCAATGCGGGATCATCTCGCTCGCCGAGGTCGCCGATCCCCTCCCGCTCGAACGTTTCCTGGCGGGGCGCGATTCGGCGCGGCTTCTGGTGTTCTGCGACGAGGCGGCAGAAGTCGCGAATCCGGTGCAGGCGTTGCAGGCGGCGACCGCCGCAAACGGCGGGATCGACGTGCTGATCGGCCCCGAGGGCGGCTTTGCCGAGGAAGAGCGCGCGCTGCTGCTGCGCCAGCCCAACATCCTCCGTCTCGCACTCGGCCCGCGCATCCTGCGCGCCGACACCGCCGCCGTCGCCGCGCTGGCGCTGGTGCAGGCGGCACTGGGGGACTGGGGAGGAAAGGGCTAACCGGAATGGCGGCCCGCGGGCCGGCGGTCTATTCGCCTGACAAATCCAGCTCTCCAAGAGAGCGCGCGGCATCGATGACGCGCATGATGCGCACGCCGCCTAGGATAATCTCGTAAAAGCGCCAGCCACCGCGAAATCACGAGCATCCTCGCACCATCGGCAATGTCGGGACGCGTCGGCCCCGATTCAGGGAATTGCGCCAACTGGCCGCAGCGCGCTTCAATGCGATCGATCCAATGATCTGCCGTCCAGGCCCATTGTCGGATGCGATG of the Bradyrhizobium quebecense genome contains:
- a CDS encoding dienelactone hydrolase family protein codes for the protein MRLKSVFICLAMLAVPAAVAAAPLPAPHQVEIPEGNVTLHAQLYRPDGDGPFPTVIALHGCGGLAGRSEQVAPRYRDWAEQLLTSGHAVLLPDSYGSRELGPQCRIKEHQVQTRRARVADINAARQWLVQQKWVAKSRISLIGWGNGAAALLWAVRPQMWSRNVEPDFRSAVAFYPDCRTSSGLGWSARVPTLVLIGARDDVTSSSACHQMVDGARGRSALARIVVYPEAYHDFDRANLPLHAVAASSDVDITEPGHVGTDASARKDAQKQVAEWLSR
- the ubiA gene encoding 4-hydroxybenzoate octaprenyltransferase, whose amino-acid sequence is MSDVSARVADSTGNWVDTHAPVWSRPYLRLARYDRPIGSWLLLMPCWWSAALAAGVAHDVRSLPLVVLLFFIGAFVMRGAGCTWNDITDRDLDAKVERTRSRPIPAGQVTVTQAVVFMVLQALIGLLVLLQFNRFAVMTGIASLVIVAIYPFMKRITWWPQVVLGLAFSYGALMGFAVTLDRIDAAAVALYAGSIAWVVAYDTIYAHQDAEDDALIGVKSTARLFGARTHRALVIFYGLAVLLIGVAFALAGARWPAWIGLAAFALHLAWQVRRLDTSDPALCLRIFKSNRDAGFILFASLVVDAMLRAA
- a CDS encoding DUF4170 domain-containing protein, whose product is MSDNAQPQLLHLVIGGELTDLEHNTFKNLDEVEIVGVYPNYATAYAAWKAKAQATVDNAQTRYFVVHLHRLLDPEQDTKHSH
- the lpxK gene encoding tetraacyldisaccharide 4'-kinase; translated protein: MREPAFWHRPSSWTSQLLRPLAALYGAVAARRMQGSGVDAGIPVICVGNYHVGGAGKTPTVLALAKLLRELDERPVVLSRGYGGRLAGPVKVDRDRHTAADVGDEPLMMAATLPVVVSRDRAAGLALARAQDASVILMDDGFQNPSVLKDTCLIVIDGTRGVGNGRVIPAGPLRAPLSPQLERTDALIVVGEGSAAKTIAADLASRGKPILPAHLRPDEASWSALRGQRVLAFAGIGDPARFFNTLRASGVDVARNRAFPDHHAFTKDEIEQLVADGRSDALTLVTTEKDLARLRGPAGMPAWAQAIVPFAVTLQFEDAAALRRLVTDQLFKARDRRLRT
- a CDS encoding TldD/PmbA family protein; translation: MNSSPSASRHGDTSDLFDQSGLSDLAQRLVEAAKRAGADAADAIAVRGVSQGVEVRDGRVEETERSEGDDVGLRVFVGQRQAVVSTNDVSGDGIAKLAERAVAMARVAPDDKYVGLADPALHAHDFPDLDLLDRTVPTTAELEQRAIEAEAAALAVKGVTKSGGASASTGIGGMVLVTSTGFHGSYLRSSHGISTTAISGEGTGMERDYDFTSAPHASDLDSPTAVGRRAGERAVARSNPRKVETCKVPVVFDPRVAGSIVGHLVGAINGASIARKTSFLKDKLGEQLFSRDIRIIDDPLRVRGLRSQTFDAEGVKVKKIALIDEGVLTTWVLDSATARELGLVTTGHAHRGVSSSPSPGTYNLHLEPGAVTPKELISDIKQGFYVTDLIGSGVNGVTGDYSRGASGFWIENGEITYPVSEVTIAGHLLPMFKSLVAANDLEFRYGVNSPTLRIEGLTLGGR
- a CDS encoding DUF6101 family protein; this translates as MRRQTPTSGINSAGSSRALRLDPLSLPLSFHAQDARADGGMRQVELHREHVVLRRAVLGMRMAVNVRVSDFLGVALRGIDDAQMLVLVHRDPALSIPLGSSSDAEEISSAWQMWSDIFHLPQLTEPAPRQPAPRRRRRNAIRARRPKFPVRRRTGVSLNGTSVHRDEREIIARD
- a CDS encoding 16S rRNA (uracil(1498)-N(3))-methyltransferase produces the protein MPELDFRSPRLFVDAPLGAGTSVSLERDQSNYLGNVLRLGAGDTVLVFNGRDGEWRAEISGRKRADTLTITTQTRPQDRLPDVTYVFAPLKHARLDYMVQKAVEMGAARLVPVLTRFTQVSRVNSERMRANVVEAAEQCGIISLAEVADPLPLERFLAGRDSARLLVFCDEAAEVANPVQALQAATAANGGIDVLIGPEGGFAEEERALLLRQPNILRLALGPRILRADTAAVAALALVQAALGDWGGKG
- a CDS encoding inositol monophosphatase family protein, which translates into the protein MADADTDDWTKARDAALLTRSVQEAGRLASSLFRTELKNWIKGASSPVSEADIAVNDLLEQQLRSATPGYGWLSEESADNATRLDRRFTWIVDPIDGTRAYLAGREDWCVSVALVENASPVLAAVYAPVTEEFFFAARGQGATLNDSGVHATAGTDFDFPRMAGPKPLVQRLSPTSDEITLFPRIGSLALRLCRVAQGRLDAAFAGGQSRDWDLAAANLIVQEAGGKMTALSGDAIEYNRREVTHGVLVAAGRERHARIVEHFRNRPLP
- a CDS encoding 3-deoxy-D-manno-octulosonic acid transferase, producing the protein MQPSGGRRQRLASSLPMTLRVYRKLSSAMVPLAPALIKRRLKLGKEDPERVGERRGMSGDVRPQGPLVWIHGASVGEVLAAVGLIERLRALNLRILLTSGTVTSAAIVAKRFPPDVIHQYVPYDSPRYVARFLDHWRPSLALFIESDLWPNLILSSAARRLPMVLINGRMSQRSFPRWRRVSNTIGALLGRFDICLAQSKTDAERFAALGSPNVMVTGNLKLDVAAPPADPAKLERLMSVTRGRAIVVAASTHPGEEELLIEAHKSLAGFFPGLLTVIVPRHAARGAAVARLVTEAGLRPGLRSHEDLPVATTDIYVADTMGELGLFYRLAPIVFMGGSLVAHGGQNPIEAIKLGAAIVHGPHVFNFTEVYDALDRAGGARRADDLEALVKQLGQFLADPAARDASLAASERVVEQLGGALERTVTALEPYLLQLQLEMGAANA
- a CDS encoding lysophospholipid acyltransferase family protein, translated to MKRLLRDLLRSGFVQRVLGVLAAEYLRLVWYTNRFIYQPHDVYGIVEPLMPAIFVFWHGQHFMTPFIKTKDSYRAKVLISRHRDGEFNALAVERLGIGTIRGSGDHSGAFHRKGGVGAFLEMVRTLEGGCNMATTADVPKRARVAGLGAIMLARETGRPIIPFAMVTSRFIRLKNWDSTTINLPFGRGAVVGIEPVYVPPDADAATMEKLRQHVENLLNEATRRAYAAVGRPEATLG
- a CDS encoding DUF2093 domain-containing protein, whose product is MLNKFGPSGHGEAQVQYLDGDFRVISPGTFVRCVITDVRIPLDELKYWSVDLQEAYATPTAVLQRHHPGVLKPQA